A DNA window from Trypanosoma brucei brucei TREU927 chromosome 10, whole genome shotgun sequence contains the following coding sequences:
- a CDS encoding U2 splicing auxiliary factor, putative, giving the protein MYQDRCIFFSKMGACRHGDGCTKVHVRPTTSPTVLFPFMYPNPAAIEHIQDREWNFHFERKYLRRHFEHFYKETWRTFMELGRIAELRVVSNLGDHLLGNVYIRFEDSHDASRIVRELKAKKLNDIVLLPELSPVTNFAEACCKEDLEGKCERGPQCNYLHIMKVSRKLMEKLEKEQAKFWKKKEKHSSSSSSSRKRERSKERGGERSKERSKERGRDRQKSPRGYSSDMCHICGKSGHISRECPLK; this is encoded by the coding sequence ATGTATCAAGACCGTTGCATATTTTTCTCCAAAATGGGGGCCTGTCGGCATGGGGACGGCTGCACGAAGGTTCATGTCCGGCCAACCACCTCGCCGAcagttctttttcccttcatgTACCCGAACCCCGCGGCTATTGAGCACATTCAGGATAGGGAATGGAATTTTCACTTTGAAAGGAAGTATTTGAGGCGGCATTTTGAGCACTTTTACAAGGAGACGTGGCGGACGTTTATGGAACTTGGACGGATTGCTGAGCTGCGCGTTGTGAGCAACCTCGGAGACCATTTGCTTGGCAACGTTTATATCCGCTTTGAAGATAGTCACGATGCCTCTCGCATCGTACGGGAACTAAAGGCGAAGAAATTGAACGACATTGTTCTGTTGCCGGAGCTGAGTCCTGTAACAAACTTTGCTGAGGCTTGCTGTAAGGAGGACCTGGAGGGTAAATGCGAACGCGGACCGCAGTGTAATTACCTGCACATCATGAAGGTGTCTCGGAAATTAATGGAGAAGTTAGAAAAAGAGCAGGCTAAGTtttggaaaaagaaggagaagcacagcagcagcagcagtagcaGTCGCAAGAGGGAACGCTCAAAAGAACGTGGTGGAGAGCGCTCGAAGGAACGCTCGAAGGAGCGCGGGAGGGACAGGCAAAAGTCACCTCGGGGGTATTCCAGCGACATGTGCCATATTTGTGGAAAATCTGGTCACATCTCTCGCGAATGCCCCTTAAAATAA
- a CDS encoding glycerol-3-phosphate acyltransferase, putative, which produces MEGKSVVGGSHKLADGSSSCGTIGANPGYAGTSTPLDASSSLYFGKVVEDAVPVRVEVGETTTRHTDPQGASVPLTRKATAKDRIAVEKTSDFVFCDECGQNIPVSEWADHREHPRVVEHVTSWVGRLNKLLIRLFIDFFMWVLMNIYFREVVVVNEKSIPKTGGVVFYGNHQNQFIDAMMIRANCGRPVRFVMAEKSFQRPIIGLFGHMTDAVPVIRPQDAPLNSGEGRLIRMDGDMIYGEGTKFTMCLSDRDVIIWYREDVKCTAQVLKINSDTVLQLTMPVAACDAVTKPVGFQVSRRIDHSEMYASVYQTLQSGQCIGIFPEGGSHDRTSLLPLKAGVALFSLGAAVRGIDVKVVPCGLTYFYGHKFRSRAHVEFGEPITPSAEVVALFNTDKRKATGIFLEQLNEELRGFTINVPNMSALNFLHGFRQLYQPQNCILATRDHLRLTRRLSVIMEEQKGNPEFIDYRSRVENYQDYCNALLVRDSQAATLGKLGSNEARQLHLMFRRCFTLFLMGVILVPFFVVGLPIGILAKSLSERHRKKALSQSNIKIVGTDVMGSYKLIVGFISVPVVFSIVSIITYVYTDLRTALTVSVCLPMTMYVSLLILQEAAIEMRAALPLFMSLISKHKQFCKLYERRRALVALTKVLVKKWDPELEEELQHYVQESKQSMKLREPSLFSLRHGGLRRLADIKN; this is translated from the coding sequence ATGGAGGGAAAGAGCGTAGTAGGTGGTTCTCACAAACTTGCTGATGGGAGTTCTTCCTGCGGCACGATTGGCGCAAACCCGGGTTATGCCGGTACAAGCACCCCGTTGGATGCCAGTTCTTCGTTGTATTTTGGGAAGGTAGTAGAGGATGCCGTACCTGTGAGAGTTGAAGTTGGAGAAACCACCACACGACACACCGATCCACAGGGTGCGTCCGTTCCTCTGACCAGGAAGGCAACCGCTAAGGACCGTATAGCAGTAGAAAAGACATCGGATTTCGTATTTTGCGACGAATGTGGTCAAAACATTCCAGTCTCCGAGTGGGCGGATCACCGTGAACATCCGCGAGTGGTGGAACATGTTACCTCATGGGTGGGTAGATTGAACAAATTATTGATTCGTCTTTTCATCGATTTTTTCATGTGGGTGCTCATGAATATTTACTTTCGGGAGGTTGTGGTGGTTAACGAAAAGAGCATTCCAAAAACTGGTGGTGTTGTGTTTTATGGTAACCATCAGAATCAGTTTATCGATGCTATGATGATCCGTGCAAACTGCGGCAGGCCCGTGCGATTCGTTATGGCGGAGAAGTCGTTTCAGAGACCGATCATCGGTCTCTTCGGCCATATGACGGACGCAGTGCCGGTTATAAGGCCGCAGGATGCTCCTCTCAACTCTGGTGAGGGGCGTCTTATTCGCATGGATGGAGATATGATTTATGGGGAGGGTACAAAGTTTACAATGTGTCTTTCCGACAGGGATGTCATAATATGGTACAGAGAGGATGTAAAGTGCACCGCACAGGTTTTGAAGATAAACTCTGACACGGTGCTGCAGTTAACTATGCCCGTTGCGGCATGTGATGCGGTGACTAAGCCTGTGGGGTTTCAAGTGTCTCGGCGCATCGACCACTCTGAAATGTACGCCAGCGTTTATCAGACGCTTCAGAGTGGGCAATGCATCGGCATCTTCCCAGAGGGTGGGTCGCATGACCGCACATCGCTGCTACCTCTCAAGGCAGGTGTCGCTTTATTTAGTCTCGGAGCGGCGGTGCGTGGCATAGACGTCAAGGTTGTGCCGTGCGGACTAACCTACTTTTACGGCCACAAGTTTCGCAGTCGGGCTCATGTTGAATTTGGCGAACCAATTACACCCTCGGCGGAGGTTGTGGCGCTTTTCAACACTGACAAACGCAAGGCCACTGGCATTTTTTTGGAGCAACTAAACGAAGAACTACGCGGCTTTACCATAAATGTGCCCAATATGAGTGCCCTAAACTTTCTTCATGGATTTCGACAGCTGTATCAACCACAAAATTGTATTTTGGCGACACGGGATCACCTACGTCTGACGCGCCGTCTTAGTGTAATTATGGAGGAACAAAAGGGTAACCCAGAATTCATTGACTATCGAAGTAGAGTAGAAAACTATCAGGATTACTGTAATGCACTGCTTGTTCGTGATAGCCAAGCGGCGACACTGGGGAAATTGGGATCTAATGAAGCGCGACAGCTTCACTTGATGTTTCGAAGGTGTTTTACTCTATTTTTGATGGGTGTTATTTTGGTACcgttctttgttgttgggcTCCCCATCGGTATTTTAGCAAAATCCTTATCTGAGAGGCACCGCAAGAAGGCCCTTTCGCAGAGTAATATAAAGATTGTAGGCACCGACGTAATGGGCTCGTACAAACTCATTGTAGGTTTTATCAGTGTGCCTGTCGTATTCTCAATTGTCTCAATTATCACATACGTGTACACCGATCTCCGTACTGCGTTAACAGTCTCAGTTTGCCTTCCCATGACAATGTACGTTTCTCTGCTGATTCTCCAGGAGGCCGCAATTGAAATGCGAGCCGCTCTGCCCCTCTTCATGTCGTTGATatccaaacacaaacagttTTGTAAACTGTACGAACGACGCCGTGCTTTAGTGGCATTGACTAAGGTGCTCGTGAAAAAGTGGGATCCCGAGTTAGAGGAGGAGTTGCAGCATTACGTACAGGAGTCTAAGCAGAGCATGAAACTGCGTGAACCGTCATTGTTTTCCTTGCGGCACGGCGGGCTGCGCCGGCTTGCGGATATCAAAAATTGA
- a CDS encoding proteasome regulatory non-ATPase subunit 11 (Curated by J. Mottram; identical to GB:AAL72634.1: proteasome regulatory non-ATP-ase subunit 11 {Trypanosoma brucei}; similar to 26S proteasome regulatory subunit rpn11. (Swiss-Prot:P41878) (Schizosaccharomyces pombe)): protein MFHPQLVAGGANRAAPAEELRDTAETVQISSLALLKMLMHGRAGVPLEVMGLMIGELIDDYTVRVSDVFSMPQTATGQSVEAVDPEYQVHMLDKLSVVGRPEKVVGWYHSHPGFGCWLSGEDVMTASSYEQLTPRSVSVVIDPIQSVRGKVVIDAFRTTKDPHTGPRIMFQEPRQTTSNIGWLTRPSPIALTRGLDRDYYSLPITFRKKNHELALLLNVYKKGWQEGFRLENMTRFDRNTVREKMRALASLAVQSERFIVQGLDEDDVGNVGRANPIAHLQSESEGLINASLNQSIGAMINGVVF from the coding sequence ATGTTCCATCCCCAATTGGTGGCGGGTGGTGCCAATCGCGCTGCACCGGCAGAGGAGCTACGCGACACAGCCGAGACGGTGCAGATATCGTCTTTGGCATTGCTCAAAATGCTGATGCACGGGCGCGCTGGGGTGCCGCTCGAGGTAATGGGTTTGATGATTGGTGAGTTGATTGACGACTATACGGTCCGTGTATCTGATGTCTTCTCCATGCCTCAAACGGCCACGGGTCAATCCGTTGAAGCTGTGGACCCAGAGTATCAAGTTCATATGTTAGACAAACTCTCCGTGGTGGGTCGACCGGAAAAAGTTGTTGGGTGGTACCACAGTCACCCTGGTTTCGGCTGCTGGCTTTCTGGTGAGGATGTAATGACGGCGAGCAGCTATGAGCAACTGACGCCGCGCAGCGTGTCGGTAGTGATCGACCCTATCCAATCGGTCCGCGGCAAAGTAGTAATTGACGCCTTCCGCACCACGAAGGACCCGCATACGGGGCCGCGAATCATGTTCCAAGAGCCACGACAGACAACAAGCAACATCGGGTGGCTGACGCGACCTTCTCCTATTGCTCTCACCCGTGGGTTGGATCGTGACTATTACAGTCTTCCCATTACCTTCCGCAAGAAAAACCACGAACTTGCGCTACTCCTCAACGTCTACAAGAAGGGTTGGCAGGAGGGTTTCCGATTAGAAAACATGACACGTTTTGACCGCAATACGGTGCGAGAGAAGATGCGTGCGCTGGCGTCGCTTGCCGTCCAGTCGGAGCGATTCATTGTTCAGGGTCTCGATGAAGATGATGTAGGCAATGTCGGTCGAGCAAATCCCATTGCGCATCTCCAATCCGAATCGGAGGGCCTAATCAACGCGAGTCTTAACCAATCCATAGGAGCGATGATTAATGGGGTTGTCTTCTGA
- a CDS encoding cytochrome C oxidase assembly protein, putative, translating to MLRSPWTMLCGVGPPGLAPKRKPKIRIESGYERENQKYYEERGHFFSAFASISILSLGCTFLFVPLYRMYCAPTGRGADPKFYTPQAQRDREQLNEMYPVPKKLLKVRFLSDVGNTMPIAFVPLQKEVEVLIGEPALAFYSAYNRSNRTLLGVSSYTIAPPEATNYLNKIQCFCFEEQRFKPHELVEMPVFFYIDRDFLNDPMVNWLDEVIVNYTFFNLEKTKDIIFRSNLA from the coding sequence ATGCTCCGTTCCCCGTGGACTATGCTGTGTGGTGTCGGCCCACCGGGTCTGGCGCCAAAGCGGAAGCCAAAGATACGGATCGAGAGTGGTTATGAGCGGGAGAACCAAAAATATTACGAAGAGCGTGGGCACTTTTTTTCCGCCTTTGCAAGCATATCTATTCTATCACTCGGTTGTACCTTCCTATTCGTCCCTTTGTATCGTATGTACTGCGCCCCTACCGGCCGCGGCGCAGACCCGAAGTTCTACACGCCACAGGCTCAACGGGACCGAGAACAGTTGAATGAAATGTATCCTGTACCCAAGAAGCTCCTCAAGGTGCGTTTTCTGAGCGATGTCGGCAATACGATGCCTATTGCCTTTGTTCCACTGCAGAAGGAGGTGGAGGTCTTGATAGGTGAACCTGCTCTGGCCTTTTACTCTGCATATAACCGTAGCAACCGCACTCTTTTGGGTGTTTCGTCCTATACAATTGCACCACCGGAGGCAACAAACTACCTGAATAAAATTCagtgtttctgttttgaaGAACAGCGGTTTAAACCACATGAGTTAGTCGAGATGccagttttcttttatattgATCGTGACTTTCTTAATGACCCGATGGTAAACTGGCTAGACGAGGTTATTGTCAACTATACTTTCTTCAACTTAGAGAAAACTAAGGACATAATTTTTCGGTCGAATTTAGCGTAG
- a CDS encoding DNA primase large subunit, putative translates to MQAIGTSPKAPLEGERDLLKGRTAMISMPDWSTMYTCNPAGNKTLFELEAIVVKRLELLGWIDQLLNSPNMKNLSQLLDEVGAHLPLERRKQSTQPAADHVVLGRDSVDGSTSDTPGSRAPRHSSRSLTAMLSTQNVFVFEGDEDLLSHRLARFVFCMSEKWRKWFVRTEEMLLRARLRLQLAKCEADFLPNLMRLNGLPCDALTDDQQQDPRLQKYIIYHTAVQGKGQLRRADEYFLVPLSLATRLIKARSVLCLRGHAILHRDQVQEVFVTMFLSKLNKGLHEAYLARMKLSSHEDHDERETVMKMLDAFLEYFIEDTMNEVQEASAGAVGAGDVRHLAQTHFPLCMRQVDEHLRREGHLKHQGRFTYGLFLKAIGLSMQDSMVLFSSLMTLKAGAAGKGDPESFAKTSYGYNIRHNYGMEGKKTSYSSLSCTSLLGLPPVVDKFDCHGCPFRFKNESAFRGVLLKEQLHPLGKGHSSIRLAASDIEDIIQDCKGQHYTRACYKYFMATHPGARRDTLFRSPHEYYVTSREMTDKVGDSLSDSTPAHETPGRDNLKRSIFTPTLREDVVRPRDSL, encoded by the coding sequence aTGCAAGCGATAGGAACTTCGCCAAAGGCGCCTCTAGAGGGTGAGAGGGATTTACTTAAAGGGAGAACTGCAATGATTTCGATGCCTGATTGGTCCACAATGTACACGTGCAACCCTGCAGGGAATAAAACATTGTTTGAGTTAGAGGCAATTGTTGTTAAGCGGCTGGAACTTCTGGGTTGGATCGACCAGCTGCTGAACTCACCGAACATGAAGAACCTCAGTCAACTACTTGACGAAGTGGGGGCCCACCTGCCACTTGAACGACGCAAACAGTCAACTCAGCCCGCGGCAGATCACGTCGTCCTTGGGAGAGATAGTGTCGATGGCAGCACTTCTGACACCCCAGGATCGCGTGCACCGCGGCACTCTTCTCGCTCATTAACGGCCATGTTGTCAACGCAGAATGTCTTTGTGTTTGAGGGCGACGAGGATCTTCTTTCCCATCGGCTGgcccgttttgttttctgcatGAGCGAAAAGTGGCGCAAATGGTTCGTGCGCACGGAAGAGATGCTCCTTCGTGCAAGGCTCAGGCTCCAGCTTGCAAAATGTGAAGCTGATTTTCTTCCCAACCTCATGAGACTGAACGGTCTTCCTTGTGACGCCCTTACGGACGATCAGCAACAGGACCCGCGCCTGCAGAAGTATATCATCTACCATACGGCTGTGCAAGGCAAGGGCCAGCTGCGCCGGGCCGATGAGTATTTTTTGGTTCCGTTGTCTCTAGCCACACGCTTGATAAAGGCGCGTAGTGTCCTTTGCTTGCGGGGCCATGCTATCCTTCACCGAGATCAGGTTCAAGAAGTGTTTGTAACCATGTTCTTATCGAAACTTAACAAAGGACTCCACGAGGCGTACCTCGCACGCATGAAGCTGTCGTCACACGAAGATCATGATGAAAGAGAAACCGTGATGAAAATGCTGGATGCTTTTTTGGAGTATTTTATCGAGGACACCATGAATGAGGTGCAGGAAGCTTCGGCTGGTGCTGTAGGTGCTGGTGATGTGCGCCATCTTGCGCAGACACACTTCCCCCTTTGCATGCGTCAGGTGGACGAGCACCTTCGCCGTGAAGGTCACCTTAAGCATCAAGGGCGCTTCACATACGGACTGTTCCTCAAAGCGATCGGTTTGTCGATGCAAGATTCTATggtcctcttttcttctttgatgACGTTGAAGGCTGGGGCTGCCGGGAAAGGGGACCCTGAAAGTTTTGCAAAAACATCGTACGGGTACAATATACGTCACAACTACGGTATGGAGGGTAAGAAAACTAGCTATAGTTCACTCTCGTGTACATCATTGCTGGGTTTGCCCCCAGTTGTCGATAAGTTTGATTGTCACGGTTGTCCGTTTCGCTTCAAGAATGAGAGTGCATTCCGGGGGGTGTTGTTAAAAGAACAGCTCCACCCACTTGGAAAGGGCCACTCATCAATTAGGCTTGCTGCAAGTGACATTGAAGATATTATACAGGATTGTAAAGGTCAGCATTATACACGGGCCTGCTACAAATATTTCATGGCAACCCATCCAGGCGCGCGCCGCGATACGTTGTTTCGCTCCCCACACGAATATTATGTAACAAGTCGCGAAATGACTGATAAGGTGGGGGACTCTCTATCTGACTCAACCCCAGCACATGAAACGCCCGGCAGGGATAATTTGAAGCGTTCGATCTTCACACCCACCTTGCGCGAGGATGTAGTCCGTCCGCGTGATTCTTTGTAG
- a CDS encoding ABC transporter, putative, which yields MDLAQAKTILDAHDPRVVRVFQESVPELGLRRLDACVLEYLLRMLEGQMNPASYLPEKTIEQTLRLYLNEFQVCPDENAVDSAVVSICNAMETSGLVQKPKEDSSRLVNAVSIGRQYEENLKKATMIRTVGRAAVVNTNADWTWETKRNAAKETRKKRKEEEKKSMLAEEYEEFLQKRGIASATAIVKIHHKSDGVQYTTDIRCENIRIHMGKQVLLDNTELTILSGHKYGLVGRNGTGKTTLLRALTEREIEGVSPFVQILHVEQEVVAGGETPLEVILSADVEREQLLREEQELLKRSDDEANNRLKDVYERLYAIEAHSAEARASAILSGLSFTREMMTSPTKNLSGGWRMRVALARALFVEPDVLLLDEPTNHLDLFAVLWLEQFLRDWKHTLVVVSHSRSFLNNVCGEIIHLDDKKLHYYTGNYDQFEITRVEQLRQQQKHHDAQERQRAHMQKFIDRFRYNAKKAKMAQSRIKTLERMEVVAAVKYDPQFSFKFPDPEPISGSYLQLVDCEFGYKPGTTLFRDVNMGIDENSRIGLLGANGAGKSTFMNICCGKLEPRQGHVVRNQKIRVAHFAQHHLEALTPQLSSVEFMRSKFPQVEDQQLRAHLGSLGLSGDKALQPIYTLSGGQKSRAVLAWITFTRPHLLLLDEPTNHLDIDTLDALIESLLDYKGGLVVISHDEHFITSVCDEMFVCGNETIKRFDGDFSEYRDIVMKQMR from the coding sequence ATGGATCTTGCACAGGCAAAGACTATTCTTGATGCACATGACCCCAGGGTTGTTCGTGTGTTCCAGGAGAGCGTACCGGAGCTTGGCTTGCGGCGGCTCGACGCATGCGTTCTGGAGTACCTTTTGAGGATGCTTGAGGGGCAGATGAACCCAGCATCATACCTCCCGGAAAAGACGATTGAGCAGACGCTCAGACTTTATTTGAATGAATTCCAAGTTTGCCCGGATGAAAATGCTGTGGATTCGGCTGTGGTTTCCATATGCAACGCCATGGAGACGAGCGGGCTGGTGCAAAAACCCAAGGAGGATTCGAGTCGTCTTGTTAATGCGGTCAGCATCGGTAGGCAATACGAGGAGAACCTGAAAAAGGCGACGATGATACGGACTGTGGGTAGGGCGGCTGTAGTTAACACAAATGCGGACTGGACTTGGGAGACAAAACGCAATGCAGCAAAGGAGACCCGCAAAAAgcggaaagaggaagaaaagaagtccaTGCTGGCAGAGGAATATGAGGAGTTCCTCCAAAAACGTGGTATTGCCAGTGCAACCGCCATAGTTAAAATCCATCACAAGAGTGACGGGGTACAGTACACTACGGATATACGGTGCGAGAATATCCGTATCCACATGGGCAAGCAGGTGCTTTTGGATAACACGGAGCTCACTATACTTTCAGGTCACAAGTATGGGCTCGTTGGGCGCAATGGAACGGGCAAAACAACACTGTTACGTGCGTTGACGGAGCGGGAGATAGAAGGCGTGAGTCCGTTTGTTCAGATTCTTCATGTAGAACAAGAGGTGGTGGCAGGAGGGGAAACTCCACTCGAAGTTATACTGTCAGCCGACGTGGAGCGCGAGCAATTACTGCGTGAGGAACAGGAACTGCTCAAGCGCAGCGACGACGAAGCCAACAACCGGTTGAAGGACGTTTATGAGCGGTTGTATGCTATCGAAGCGCATAGTGCGGAAGCACGCGCGTCAGCTATTCTTAGTGGTTTAAGTTTTACACGCGAAATGATGACCAGTCCAACGAAGAACCTTTCTGGTGGTTGGCGTATGCGTGTGGCATTGGCACGTGCACTGTTTGTGGAACCGGACGTTCTGCTGCTGGATGAGCCTACAAACCACCTTGATCTCTTTGCCGTTCTATGGCTTGAGCAGTTCTTGAGGGATTGGAAGCACACACTTGTGGTGGTTTCCCATTCTCGATCCTTCTTAAACAATGTGTGTGGCGAGATCATCCATCTTGATGACAAAAAGTTGCACTACTACACAGGCAATTACGATCAGTTTGAGATTACGCGTGTAGAGCAgttgcggcagcagcagaaacaccACGACGCACAAGAGCGGCAGCGTGCTCACATGCAAAAATTCATCGATCGCTTTCGTTACAACGCTAAGAAGGCCAAGATGGCCCAATCGCGTATCAAAACACTTGAACGCATGGAAGTTGTGGCTGCCGTGAAATACGACCCgcagttttcttttaagtTTCCAGATCCAGAGCCCATTTCTGGGTCATATTTACAGTTGGTTGATTGCGAATTCGGTTACAAACCGGGGACAACGCTATTTCGCGACGTTAACATGGGTATCGACGAAAACTCTCGGATTGGTCTTCTGGGTGCGAATGGTGCAGGTAAGTCAACTTTCATGAACATTTGTTGTGGAAAATTGGAACCGCGCCAGGGCCATGTGGTGCGCAACCAAAAAATTCGTGTTGCTCATTTTGCACAACACCATCTTGAGGCGCTCACACCCCAGCTTTCTTCTGTTGAGTTCATGCGCTCAAAGTTTCCGCAAGTGGAAGATCAACAGTTACGTGCCCATTTGGGCTCTCTTGGCCTTTCGGGTGATAAGGCACTTCAACCCATATACACACTTTCTGGTGGGCAGAAATCACGTGCCGTACTTGCTTGGATTACCTTCACGCGACCTCATCTATTGTTACTGGATGAGCCGACGAACCACCTCGATATTGACACCCTTGACGCCCTCATCGAGTCGCTTCTTGATTACAAAGGTGGGTTGGTGGTGATATCGCACGATGAACACTTTATTACATCGGTGTGCGATGagatgtttgtgtgtggtaaCGAGACAATAAAGAGATTTGATGGAGACTTCTCAGAGTATCGGGATATTGTTATGAAGCAGATGCGCTGA
- a CDS encoding N-acetyltransferase, putative codes for MVSNGKTNGNERSITGRELRPVEGLQIRVLDDPRLVERIRVLDGYCLPIKYGDHYYDTYVRPCAHRYSQIALFHDMLVGSCTCRLERTEDEDEFFLYIMTIAVLEPYRRLGVGSRLLESVLRAVASETKVRVRQVTLHMQVSSPVIEFYKTFGFEVMERVPDYYTNLDECDAYLLRKVIDQPHLESKQHQNRKAKGGAGKGGKAK; via the coding sequence ATGGTATCCAACGGTAAAACCAACGGCAACGAGCGGAGCATAACCGGACGGGAACTCCGACCTGTTGAAGGACTTCAGATACGTGTACTTGACGATCCACGCTTAGTTGAACGCATCCGCGTTTTAGATGGGTATTGCTTGCCTATTAAGTACGGGGACCACTACTATGACACGTACGTGCGGCCTTGTGCTCACAGGTATAGCCAAATTGCCCTCTTTCACGACATGCTTGTGGGGAGTTGTACCTGTAGACTTGAGCGCActgaggatgaggatgagtTTTTTCTCTATATCATGACGATTGCAGTACTTGAGCCGTATCGGCGGCTCGGTGTTGGTAGTCGGTTGCTTGAGAGCGTCCTACGTGCAGTGGCTAGCGAGACGAAGGTACGCGTCCGGCAGGTGACGTTGCATATGCAGGTGAGTTCTCCAGTGATTGAATTTTACAAAACGTTTGGGTTTGAAGTAATGGAAAGAGTGCCAGACTACTATACAAACTTGGACGAATGTGACGCCTACCTCCTCCGCAAGGTGATTGACCAACCCCATCTTGAGTCAAAGCAACATCAAAATCGAAAAGCAAAGGGGGGTGCTGGAAAGGGTGGGAAGGCGAAGTGA